A stretch of Lathyrus oleraceus cultivar Zhongwan6 chromosome 6, CAAS_Psat_ZW6_1.0, whole genome shotgun sequence DNA encodes these proteins:
- the LOC127095452 gene encoding uncharacterized protein LOC127095452, which translates to MVNKNQNDDDIIHQVRHDDVTADNNLATIVERIMVRNLVNFGLRRPNYTSPLAEYILQAEAPLMTKIPKFTKFARDTTESSVEHVARYLIEAGDMSNNESLRMKFFLSSLTKNAFTWFTTLPQNSIHTWNQLERMFHEQFYMGKTKISLKKLASVRRKFTEPIDDYLDRFRLLKAMCFT; encoded by the coding sequence ATGGTGAATAAAAACCAAAATGATGATGATATCATACATCAAGTTCGACATGACGATGTGACAGCAGATAATAACCTAGCAACTATAGTCGAAAGAATCATGGTTCGAAACTTGGTAAATTTTGGCCTTAGAAGGCCAAATTATACGTCGCCTTTAGCAGAGTATATCTTACAAGCAGAAGCACCCCTCATGAccaaaatccccaaattcaccAAGTTTGCTAGGGATACTACTGAGTCTAGTGTTGAGCACGTGGCGAGATATTTAATCGAGGCTGGAGATATGTCAAATAACGAGAGCCTTAGGATGAAATTTTTTCTGAGTTCTCTCACAAAGAATGCTTTCACATGGTTCACAACCTTGCCCCAAAATTCGATCCACACTTGGAACCAACTGGAAAGAATGTTCCATGAGCAGTTTTACATGGGGAAAACGAAGATAAGTTTGAAAAAGTTGGCTAGTGTTAGACGAAAGTTCACTgagccaattgatgactatctGGACAGATTTCGACTACTCAAAGCCATGTGTTTTACGTAA
- the LOC127095453 gene encoding uncharacterized protein LOC127095453 has translation MVVKASEISQSIGPGKDFDPVPSDKGQNKEKDQRLDVIYDDEPLGFEKDPLATNIKMLAQDPLEEVDLGEGRAGRIETVDQAWEEACEIEPKTICSINTVEDQGGMEEILVDFAAGYEYLSMLDGYFGYNQIFITEEDIPKTAFCCRGALGIDEWAGDFLGFVVHKKAIEINQNKTKVIMEVKAPSTKKGLQSLLGNINFLRRFISNLSGKTQAFSPLIRLNKEVFEWTLAQQEAFDKIKAYLSHPPILTPPCRNKSMRLYISASDKTLGSMLAQEDDNGIERDIYYLNRVLNDVETSRIGKWALALTEFSLTYMPLRAVKGQVVADFIVDHSIDANALKYVELGPWKLYFDGSSHKDGTGVRVVIISPNKIPTKFQYKVEGTCSNNEAEYEALIAGLEMLLELGTTRVEIMGDSELVIKQITKEYRCVKENLIMYFIIASLLLKRFEMVYIRHIPRLENQVANDLAQIAFGYKIAKEKLHKVIEVRGKVVATRLMPLDLEKTKLGYTGEGNFEILAIDNLTDEDWRKPIVVYLQNLTVSTDRKTRYGVLSYVLLGTELFKKSPEGILLKCLCESEAYFALSTVHRGACGAHQIGHKMKWRLFHRGMYWPTMLKDCIEFAKGYQECQMHAGIQHVPASE, from the exons ATGGTTGTCAAAGCCAGTGAAATTTCTCAATCAATAGGTCCTGGGAAGGACTTTGACCCAGTGCCATCTGATAAAGGTCAGAATAAAGAGAAAGATCAGAGGCTCGATGTGATTTATGACGATGAGCCTTTGGGTTTCGAGAAGGATCCGCTAGCAACAAACATCAAGATGTTGGCTCAGGATCCCCTTGAAGAAGTAGACTTAGGAGAGGGG AGAGCTGGTCGAATTGAAACTGTCGATCAAGCCTGGGAAGAAGCATGTGAAATAGAACCCAAGACGATTTGCTCCATCAATACTGTcgaagatcaaggaggaa TGGAGGAAATATTAGTCGATTTTGCTGCAGGCTATGAATATTTAAGCATGCTTGATGGGTATTTTGGgtataatcaaatatttattaCTGAAGAGGATATCCCGAAAACAGCATTTTGTTGCCGCGGAGCCTTAGGCATCGACGAATGG GCTGGGGATTTCCTAGGTTTTGTGGTCCATAAAAAGGCGATcgaaataaaccagaataagaccaAGGTCATCATGGAAGTGAAAGCTCCATCGACGAAGAAAGGTTTGCAGTCACTCCTGGGCAACATCAATTTCCTAAGGAGATtcatctcaaaccttagtggGAAGACGCAAGCATTCTCGCCTTTGATTCGACTCAATAAGGAAGTGTTTGAATGGACGTTGGCTCAACAAGAAGCATTCGATAAGATTAAAGCATACTTGAGCCATCCACCAATCTTAACACCACCTTGCAGAAATAAAAGTATGAGATTGTATATATCTGCATCTGACAAAACCTTAGGGAGCATGTTAGCCCAGGAGGATGATAATGGTATCGAAAGAGACATTTACTACCTCAATAGAGTTTTAAATGATGTAGAAACTAG tcgaattgggaaatgggcgTTAGCATTAACTGAATTTTCTTTAACATACATGCCATTAAGAGCTGTTAAAGGGCAAGTGGTAGCAGACTTCATAGTCGACCATTCCATTGACGCAAACGCATTGAAATATGTCGAATTGGGACCATGGAAGTTATACTTCGATGGGTCTAGTCATAAAGATGGCACGGGCGTCAGGGTCGTAATTATTTCTCCTAacaaaattccaacaaaattccAGTATAAAGTAGAAGGTACTTGCTCAAACAATGAGGCTGAATACGAAGCCCTCATAGCAGGACTTGAAATGTTGTTGGAATTGGGGACAACTCGAGTTGAGATAATGGGAGACTCGGAGTTGGTCATAAAACAAATCACAAAGGAATATAGATGTGTTAAGGAGAATTTGATCATGTATTTCATAATCGCTAGTCTACTGTTAAAAAGGTTCGAAATGGTTTATATTCGACACATACCTCGACTAGAAAACCAAGTGGCTAACGATTTAGCTCAGATTGCATTCGGGTATAAAATTGCAAAGGAAAAGTTGCACAAAGTCATTGAAGTCAGGGGAAAGGTCGTGGCAACCAGATTAATGCCCCTAGATTTAGAAAAGACGAAGCTAGGATATACTGGTGAAGGAAATTTCGAAATATTGGCAATAGACAATTTGACGGATGAAGACTGGAGGAAGCCAATAGTGGTGTATCTGCAGAATCTAACGGTGTCTACTGATCGAAAAACCAGGTATGGAGTATTGAGTTATGTTCTTTTGGGTACGGAGTTGTTTAAGAAATCTCCTGAGGGAATTTTGCTTAAGTGCCTTTGTGAGTCAGAGGCGTATTTTGCCCTTTCGACTGTGCATCGTGGAGCGTGTGGGGCACACCAAATCGGTCATAAGATGAAATGGCGCTTATTTCACCGAGGGATGTATTGGCCTACCATGTTGAAAGACTGTATTGAATTTGCAAAGGGTTACCAAGAATGTCAGATGCATGCAGGCATACAGCACGTCCCTGCAAGTGAATAA